The DNA region TAGGGGGACATCCCAATCGGTCAAAGACGTAGTCGCCACACTGAAGGAGCGGTCCAGACCGGAGATAACCCAGGCCCCCGAAAGCGCCAGGAGATGGGGAGACTATAGAATCCTCCACGAAGGGGACGGCATAAAGGTAAAGAGAATCACAGTCCACCCGGGAAAGGCCCTGAGCCTCCAGTATCACCACCACAGGACGGAACACTGGATAGTGGTAAAAGGCACAGCCCAGGTCGAGAGGGATGAAGAGACCTTCTACCTTCACGAAGGGGAAAGCACCTTTATACAGAAAAACCAGCTCCACAGGCTCATAAACCCCGGAAAGATTCCCCTCGAGATAATAGAGGTCCAAAACGGGCCGTATCTGGGGGAGGACGATATTGTGAGGATAAAAGGCGAACCTAATGGACGAAACTAGGAGGCCTAAAATAACGACGTTACTCCTGTCCTACGACTACGGCCTTCCCGAAAGGGGCCCGTCCTTGGAGAGAGGGCGTTTCTTTCCCGCTATATGCGACTTCGCCGACGTAACTCCCTTTTGGCTGGAGGAGAACGGCTACCCCGAGGACCTGGAGGGCCTCCAAGGCAGAATAGTGGATTTCGTCGAAAAAGAGCATCCTGACGTGGTCTTCACCATAACCATGAGGGACGAGATTCTCTGTCAGACCTTGGATAGGCTTAAAGAGCTGTCCTTCGTGGTCAACTGGTTCTGCGATGACCAGTGGAGGTTTGATGACTACTCCTCGAAAAGGGCTCCTCACCTGTCCGGAGCCATGACCGTGGACCTCTACTCCCTGCCTAAATACAGGGAAAGGGCCATACCTGCGGTCTGGGTCCCCTGGGGTATAAGGGACTTTGCGGAAGAATCGTCCTTGCATGATGTAAAGTACGACTTTGACGTCTCCTTCATAGGAGGAGCGGACAGAAACCGTAGGTGGTGGATAAAGAGGATAGAGGCTCTCACCGGATCCCCTGTGGCCTGCTTCGGATCGGGCTGGAAAGGTGGCAGGGTCTCTGACCAGGACGTGATGGACATCATGCTTAAATCCAGGATAAACCTCAACCTCTCAAACAGCAGGAACAACGACATTCGTTTCGTCCTCTCCTCTCCGGTGAACGCCCTAAGATACCTCCGGTCCGGCAAAAACCAAGAGCAGGTAAAGGCCAGAAACATAGAGATTCCGGCCTTCGGAGGATTTGAGCTGTCCTGCTACGCCCCAGGGATTGAGAGATACTTCTCCATAGGAGACGAAATAGACCTGTTCACCTCGCCGGAGGAAGCTGCGGTGAAAATATCCTACTATCTTCTCGATGAAAAGCGGAGGGAGTCCATGAAGCTAAAGGCTTACCGCAGGGCAAAAAGGGACTACCATCTTGGGGCGGTCATACTGGAAGGACTTAAAAACCTGGGGGTGTCGTTTTGAATCTCGCCATAGTCATGCCGTCGATCTACGGCCAAAACAGGGCCTTCGACCCCGACAGCCCCTTAAACAGGGACGATTGTCTTGCCCACCTTCGCCGTCTCAGGGAGAGGCTTAAGGGCATGGGTGTATCCCTATCCACCTACGACATGGTATCCCCTGAGGACACCTGGGGATACCTCTTTCTGGACTACCAGGGTAAGTTCATGAAAGAGCTGGATCGCCGGGGCTATGGAGGACACAGATATCTGGCCATATTCGAGTCGGAAGTCATAATAAGGGATAACTGGGACAGGGAAAAACACCGGTCCTTCGATGCCGTATTCACCTGGAACCGTAATGTCTTTTCAAAGCAGGATGGTGGTCCAAGGTATATACCCTACATGTGGCCCAACGACCTGACTCCACCTGTGGAGGTGCCCTCAAAAAAAGACAGGCAAAAGCTCTGTGTCCTCATGGCGGGGAATAAATGGAGCTCAGACCGGAGGGAGCTATACTCGAGCAGAAGGGATACCATCCGGTGGTTTGAAAAGCACCACCCTGATGAACTGGACCTATACGGCCCTGGCTGGAACTCCACCCCTCTAAAGAAGGTTGCCGAAACGGTAAAGACCATAGGTCGAAAGCTGCGGGGACGGCCCATCGGTCCTATAGGGGACCTATGGGAGAAATTCTCCTGCTATCGTGGGATAGCCTCCTCCAAGAGAGAAACCCTGCCGAACTACGGCTTCTCCATATGCTACGAAAACGCCCAGGGCATACCGGGCTACATCACCGAGAAGATCTTCGACTGTTTCCTCTCAGGCATAGTTCCTGTGTACATGGGGTGGGAGGGCGTTCAGGAGGTCATACCGTCTGAGTGTTACGTGGACAGGAGGGCCTACGGCTCTCACGAGGAGCTTTATCGATACCTTGTCTCCATGTCGGAGGACGAATACCGAGGCTACTTAGAAGGGGCGTCGACCTTCCTCACAGGGCCACTATCGAACCGTTTCAGCCTAGACGCCTTTGCCGACGCCATCATAGAGGGCATAGAGCCGGACTTAGCTAAAGAGGGGGACAAACCATGAAAGTAGTCATTCTGGCAGGGGGCTTTGGAACCAGGATAAGCGAGGAATCCCATCTGAAGCCCAAGCCCATGATCGAGATAGGAG from Dethiosulfovibrio faecalis includes:
- a CDS encoding glycosyltransferase family 10 domain-containing protein, giving the protein MNLAIVMPSIYGQNRAFDPDSPLNRDDCLAHLRRLRERLKGMGVSLSTYDMVSPEDTWGYLFLDYQGKFMKELDRRGYGGHRYLAIFESEVIIRDNWDREKHRSFDAVFTWNRNVFSKQDGGPRYIPYMWPNDLTPPVEVPSKKDRQKLCVLMAGNKWSSDRRELYSSRRDTIRWFEKHHPDELDLYGPGWNSTPLKKVAETVKTIGRKLRGRPIGPIGDLWEKFSCYRGIASSKRETLPNYGFSICYENAQGIPGYITEKIFDCFLSGIVPVYMGWEGVQEVIPSECYVDRRAYGSHEELYRYLVSMSEDEYRGYLEGASTFLTGPLSNRFSLDAFADAIIEGIEPDLAKEGDKP
- a CDS encoding glycosyltransferase, with product MDETRRPKITTLLLSYDYGLPERGPSLERGRFFPAICDFADVTPFWLEENGYPEDLEGLQGRIVDFVEKEHPDVVFTITMRDEILCQTLDRLKELSFVVNWFCDDQWRFDDYSSKRAPHLSGAMTVDLYSLPKYRERAIPAVWVPWGIRDFAEESSLHDVKYDFDVSFIGGADRNRRWWIKRIEALTGSPVACFGSGWKGGRVSDQDVMDIMLKSRINLNLSNSRNNDIRFVLSSPVNALRYLRSGKNQEQVKARNIEIPAFGGFELSCYAPGIERYFSIGDEIDLFTSPEEAAVKISYYLLDEKRRESMKLKAYRRAKRDYHLGAVILEGLKNLGVSF